One window of Sander vitreus isolate 19-12246 unplaced genomic scaffold, sanVit1 ctg453_0, whole genome shotgun sequence genomic DNA carries:
- the LOC144514111 gene encoding uncharacterized protein LOC144514111 isoform X2, whose product MQLTPFCLVLSCLQVSPDRSQFVRYNSVTLRCGDLLNSTGWKVKRKTPEGGVRPCASGWGTASSSSTCVIKNTYPSDTGAYWCESTGGERSNGVNITITDRTVLLESPGLPVSAGTAVTLRCIADTPSPKHTYDFHKDGRVIGSSSTGEMTLQSVSKSDEGLYVCSIPGYGESLGSWMAVEGSSLFSSSAPPAASCSVSFSRVMFHLLVGTPYVVSTILLGLIYRDRNRARVVAERRGNDVIMEIVV is encoded by the exons ATGCAGTTAACACCGTTCTGCCTGGTGCTGT CCTGTCTTCAGGTCAGCCCTGACAGGTCTCAGTTTGTCCGGTACAACTCCGTCACCCTGCGCTGCGGGGATCTGCTCAACTCCACCGGCTGGAAGGTGAAGAGGAAAACACCAGAGGGCGGGGTCCGACCCTGCGCCTCCGGCTGGGGCACCGCCTCCTCGAGCTCCACCTGCGTCATCAAAAACACCTACCCATCAGACACCGGGGCGTACTGGTGCGAGTCTACGGGCGGGGAGAGGAGCAACGGCGTCAACATCACCATCACCG ATCGCACTGTGCTCCTGGAGAGTCCCGGCCTGCCTGTGTCGGCGGGCACTGCTGTGACTCTGCGCTGTATAGCAGACACACCCTCCCCCAAACACACATATGATTTCCATAAAGATGGCCGCGTCATTGGCAGCAGCTCTACAGGAGAGATGACCCTCCAAAGTGTTTCCAAATCTGATGAAGGACTCTACGTATGCAGCATCCCTGGATATGGAGAGTCACTAGGCAGCTGGATGGCTGTTGAAG GTTCCTCTCTGTTTTCATCTTCAGCTCCGCCTGCAGCTTCCTGTTCAGTTTCTTTCTCAAGGGTGATGTTTCACCTGCTGGTGGGAACTCCTTACGTGGTGTCCACCATCTTACTGGGACTCATATACAGAGACAGGAACAGAG CTCGAGTGGTTGCAGAGAGAAGAGGCAACGATGTCATCATGGAAATAGTCGTGTAG
- the LOC144514111 gene encoding uncharacterized protein LOC144514111 isoform X1, with translation MQLTPFCLVLSCLQVSPDRSQFVRYNSVTLRCGDLLNSTGWKVKRKTPEGGVRPCASGWGTASSSSTCVIKNTYPSDTGAYWCESTGGERSNGVNITITDRTVLLESPGLPVSAGTAVTLRCIADTPSPKHTYDFHKDGRVIGSSSTGEMTLQSVSKSDEGLYVCSIPGYGESLGSWMAVEGSSLFSSSAPPAASCSVSFSRVMFHLLVGTPYVVSTILLGLIYRDRNRAARVVAERRGNDVIMEIVV, from the exons ATGCAGTTAACACCGTTCTGCCTGGTGCTGT CCTGTCTTCAGGTCAGCCCTGACAGGTCTCAGTTTGTCCGGTACAACTCCGTCACCCTGCGCTGCGGGGATCTGCTCAACTCCACCGGCTGGAAGGTGAAGAGGAAAACACCAGAGGGCGGGGTCCGACCCTGCGCCTCCGGCTGGGGCACCGCCTCCTCGAGCTCCACCTGCGTCATCAAAAACACCTACCCATCAGACACCGGGGCGTACTGGTGCGAGTCTACGGGCGGGGAGAGGAGCAACGGCGTCAACATCACCATCACCG ATCGCACTGTGCTCCTGGAGAGTCCCGGCCTGCCTGTGTCGGCGGGCACTGCTGTGACTCTGCGCTGTATAGCAGACACACCCTCCCCCAAACACACATATGATTTCCATAAAGATGGCCGCGTCATTGGCAGCAGCTCTACAGGAGAGATGACCCTCCAAAGTGTTTCCAAATCTGATGAAGGACTCTACGTATGCAGCATCCCTGGATATGGAGAGTCACTAGGCAGCTGGATGGCTGTTGAAG GTTCCTCTCTGTTTTCATCTTCAGCTCCGCCTGCAGCTTCCTGTTCAGTTTCTTTCTCAAGGGTGATGTTTCACCTGCTGGTGGGAACTCCTTACGTGGTGTCCACCATCTTACTGGGACTCATATACAGAGACAGGAACAGAG CAGCTCGAGTGGTTGCAGAGAGAAGAGGCAACGATGTCATCATGGAAATAGTCGTGTAG